A region from the Paraurantiacibacter namhicola genome encodes:
- a CDS encoding methyltransferase domain-containing protein, with protein MLTERLHSDELMDDPSLDPDTYRALLADLAWVNRMTMAYRPTLAFLDRVKDTSRTLKILDVGFGDGDMLRRIARWAQDRGQKVELVGVDLNPRSKPAAEAHGGDITYVTGDYADFAGQGFDCVISSLVAHHMTHGQLVAFLRFMEAESARGWFVNDLHRHALAWLGYPLLARLARWHPIVRSDGHTSIARSYRPAEWQPLLQQAGITQARVERRFPFRLCVSRIR; from the coding sequence ATGCTGACTGAGCGCCTCCACTCAGACGAGTTGATGGACGATCCGTCGCTCGATCCGGACACATATCGCGCGCTTCTGGCGGACCTTGCGTGGGTGAACCGCATGACGATGGCCTATCGCCCGACACTCGCTTTCCTGGACCGCGTGAAGGACACTTCGCGCACGCTGAAGATCCTCGATGTCGGCTTCGGCGATGGCGACATGCTGCGCCGCATCGCCCGCTGGGCACAGGATCGCGGCCAGAAGGTGGAGCTAGTCGGAGTAGACCTGAATCCGCGAAGCAAACCCGCGGCAGAGGCGCATGGCGGCGACATCACCTACGTCACCGGCGATTACGCGGACTTTGCCGGACAGGGCTTCGATTGCGTCATCTCCAGCCTGGTCGCCCATCACATGACGCACGGCCAGTTGGTGGCCTTCCTTCGCTTCATGGAAGCGGAAAGCGCGCGCGGCTGGTTCGTCAACGACCTGCACCGCCATGCCCTCGCCTGGCTCGGCTATCCGCTGCTGGCCAGACTGGCGCGCTGGCACCCGATCGTTCGCAGCGACGGACATACCTCCATCGCCCGGTCCTATCGCCCGGCCGAATGGCAGCCGCTGCTGCAACAGGCTGGCATCACACAGGCGCGCGTGGAGCGCCGCTTCCCCTTCAGGCTATGCGTATCGCGGATCCGCTAG
- a CDS encoding type III polyketide synthase translates to MTNQHQPRINAIATAVPQAQVHANYADWAAAQLGEERQRKLLRRMVERGGIAHRHSVLSPEEARLEPGTFYNSGHSPSTSDRMRRYADAAPGLALEAIGRLPELGDVTHMVVASCTGFIAPGIDQVIARKLGLAHHVERTLIGFMGCYAGVTALRSAAHIVRSDPSARVLVVAVELCTLHMQQTGDLERLLAMAQFADGAAAAIISATGEGLGLGDGLSATLEESSELITWTIGDTGFAMHLSGEVPARLADALSDSDLQQDLLEHGRGKAWAVHPGGRSVLDAVERGLDLAPNALDHSRGVLADNGNMSSATVLFVLERMMADRPPHGIALAFGPGLAMEGLRFGWTDAD, encoded by the coding sequence ATGACCAACCAGCATCAGCCGCGCATCAATGCCATCGCCACGGCGGTGCCGCAGGCCCAGGTCCACGCGAATTACGCGGACTGGGCTGCGGCGCAGCTGGGTGAGGAGCGCCAGCGCAAGCTGCTGCGCCGCATGGTGGAACGCGGCGGCATCGCCCATCGCCATTCTGTGCTTTCGCCCGAAGAGGCGCGGCTGGAGCCCGGCACGTTCTACAATTCGGGTCATTCCCCCTCCACATCGGACCGCATGCGCCGCTACGCCGATGCCGCGCCGGGCCTTGCGCTGGAGGCAATCGGCAGGCTGCCGGAGCTGGGCGATGTCACTCACATGGTCGTGGCAAGCTGCACGGGCTTCATTGCGCCGGGTATCGACCAGGTCATCGCCCGCAAGCTGGGCCTCGCGCACCATGTGGAGCGCACGCTGATCGGTTTCATGGGCTGCTATGCCGGGGTCACCGCGCTGCGCAGTGCCGCGCATATCGTCCGCTCCGACCCTTCGGCACGCGTACTTGTCGTGGCCGTGGAGCTGTGCACCCTTCACATGCAGCAGACAGGCGATCTGGAGCGGCTGCTGGCCATGGCGCAATTCGCCGACGGTGCTGCCGCCGCGATCATCTCCGCCACGGGCGAAGGGCTCGGCCTTGGCGATGGTTTGTCCGCCACGCTGGAGGAATCGAGCGAGCTCATCACCTGGACCATCGGTGATACCGGCTTTGCCATGCATCTTTCGGGCGAAGTGCCCGCGCGGCTGGCGGATGCCCTGTCGGACAGCGATCTGCAGCAGGACCTGCTGGAGCATGGGCGCGGCAAGGCATGGGCGGTGCATCCCGGCGGCCGCTCCGTACTAGATGCGGTGGAGCGCGGACTGGACCTGGCCCCCAATGCGCTGGACCACTCGCGCGGCGTACTGGCGGACAATGGCAACATGTCCTCCGCCACCGTGCTGTTCGTGCTGGAGCGCATGATGGCGGACCGCCCGCCCCACGGCATTGCCCTCGCCTTCGGACCCGGCCTGGCGATGGAAGGGCTGCGCTTCGGGTGGACCGATGCTGACTGA
- a CDS encoding NADP-dependent isocitrate dehydrogenase: protein MAKIQVKNPIVEIDGDEMTKIIWQWIRERLILPYLDVDLKYYDLSIEKRDETDDQITVDAANAIKEHGVGVKCATITPDEARVEEFNLKSMWRSPNGTIRNILGGVVFREPIVIDNVPRLVPGWTDPIVVGRHAFGDQYRATDTLIPGAGKLRLVFEGEDGKNIDLDVFEFQEPGVAMAMYNLDDSIRDFARASFNYGLDRGWPVYLSTKNTILKKYDGRFKDLFQEIFDTEFADKFAEAKITYEHRLIDDMVAAALKWNGKFVWACKNYDGDVQSDIVAQGFGSLGLMTSVLMTPDGKTVEAEAAHGTVTRHYRQHQEGKATSTNPIASIFAWTRGLMYRGRFDNTPDVVAFAETLEEVCIECVENGKMTKDLALLIGPDQNWMTTEQFFEAIVNGLEAKMKAQGLG from the coding sequence ATGGCGAAAATCCAGGTCAAGAACCCCATCGTGGAAATCGACGGCGACGAGATGACGAAGATCATCTGGCAGTGGATCCGCGAAAGGCTGATCCTGCCCTATCTCGACGTGGACCTGAAATATTACGACCTCTCCATCGAGAAGCGTGACGAGACGGATGACCAGATCACCGTCGATGCGGCCAACGCCATCAAGGAACACGGCGTCGGCGTGAAATGCGCCACCATCACGCCGGACGAGGCGCGCGTGGAGGAATTCAACCTCAAGAGCATGTGGCGCAGCCCCAACGGCACGATCCGCAACATCCTGGGCGGCGTGGTCTTCCGCGAGCCCATCGTGATCGACAACGTGCCGCGGCTGGTGCCGGGCTGGACCGATCCCATCGTCGTGGGCCGCCACGCATTCGGCGACCAATACCGCGCCACCGACACGCTGATCCCCGGCGCGGGCAAGCTGCGCCTGGTGTTCGAGGGCGAGGACGGCAAGAACATCGACCTCGACGTATTCGAATTCCAGGAACCCGGCGTCGCCATGGCGATGTACAATCTGGACGACAGCATCCGCGATTTCGCGCGCGCCAGCTTCAATTACGGTCTCGACCGCGGCTGGCCGGTGTACCTTTCCACGAAGAACACCATCCTCAAGAAGTACGATGGCCGCTTCAAGGACCTGTTCCAGGAAATCTTCGACACCGAGTTCGCCGACAAGTTCGCCGAAGCCAAGATCACCTACGAACACCGCCTGATCGACGACATGGTCGCCGCCGCGCTGAAGTGGAACGGCAAGTTCGTCTGGGCCTGCAAGAACTATGATGGCGACGTGCAGTCGGACATCGTGGCGCAGGGCTTCGGCAGCCTCGGCTTGATGACCTCCGTGCTGATGACACCGGACGGCAAGACGGTGGAAGCGGAAGCCGCCCACGGCACCGTCACCCGCCACTATCGCCAACACCAGGAAGGCAAGGCAACCAGCACCAACCCCATCGCCAGCATCTTCGCATGGACCCGCGGCCTGATGTATCGTGGCCGCTTCGACAACACGCCCGACGTGGTCGCCTTCGCCGAAACGCTGGAGGAAGTCTGCATCGAGTGCGTCGAGAACGGCAAGATGACCAAGGACCTCGCCCTGCTGATCGGCCCGGACCAGAACTGGATGACGACCGAGCAGTTCTTCGAAGCCATCGTGAATGGGCTGGAAGCCAAGATGAAGGCGCAGGGCCTGGGCTGA
- a CDS encoding NAD(P)H-dependent flavin oxidoreductase — MTPAEFRERLAIPAIVAPMFLVSGPDLVVECCKAGLAGTFPALNQRTSEGFEEWLEEIQERLGPDDAPYGVNLIVHKSNPRVQADLELCVKHKVPFIITSLGAVSELVEAVHSYGGMVFHDVTTVRHAQKAAEAGVDGLIAVAAGAGGHAGKMSPFALTSEIREFFDGILILSGAMSHGRQIAAAEVMGADYGYLGSHFIPAHESMAVDEQKQMMTELTMKDITYTDKVTGVGANFMTPSLNAASLEHAPGEMSLNEEAKAWKTIWSAGHGVGATKSSRSAKELSEELIAQYREAKEKFCAG; from the coding sequence ATGACTCCGGCTGAATTTCGCGAGCGGCTGGCCATCCCGGCCATCGTCGCGCCGATGTTCCTGGTTTCCGGGCCGGACCTTGTGGTGGAATGCTGCAAGGCCGGCCTGGCCGGGACTTTTCCTGCACTTAACCAGCGTACTTCGGAAGGCTTCGAGGAATGGCTGGAGGAAATCCAGGAGCGGCTCGGCCCTGACGACGCGCCCTATGGCGTGAACCTGATCGTTCACAAGTCCAACCCGCGCGTGCAGGCGGACCTGGAATTGTGCGTGAAGCACAAGGTCCCCTTCATCATCACCTCGCTCGGCGCGGTGTCGGAACTGGTGGAAGCGGTGCATTCCTACGGCGGCATGGTGTTCCATGACGTGACCACCGTGCGCCATGCGCAGAAGGCCGCTGAAGCCGGCGTGGATGGCCTTATCGCCGTCGCTGCCGGTGCAGGCGGACATGCGGGCAAGATGAGCCCCTTCGCCCTCACATCCGAAATCCGCGAATTCTTCGACGGGATCCTGATCCTGTCCGGCGCCATGAGCCACGGGCGGCAAATCGCCGCTGCAGAGGTGATGGGGGCCGACTACGGCTATCTTGGCAGTCATTTCATCCCCGCGCATGAGAGCATGGCGGTGGACGAACAGAAGCAGATGATGACCGAGTTGACGATGAAGGACATCACCTACACCGACAAGGTGACGGGTGTTGGCGCCAATTTCATGACGCCCAGCCTCAACGCCGCATCGCTGGAACACGCGCCGGGCGAAATGTCGCTGAACGAGGAAGCCAAGGCATGGAAGACCATCTGGTCCGCCGGCCACGGCGTCGGTGCGACCAAGTCCAGCCGTTCCGCGAAGGAGCTGTCCGAAGAGCTGATCGCCCAATATCGCGAAGCCAAGGAAAAGTTCTGCGCCGGATAA
- a CDS encoding acyl-CoA dehydrogenase C-terminal domain-containing protein yields MQVYEAPIRDMLFNINELHEDDGFGELEGFEDFDDDLTAAILEEANKFCRDVLLPINWSGDQEGCRIENGVVRTPKGFQEAYNQFRDGGWTSLVSNPKYGGQGAPHSLAKMVEEMTCSANLSFGLYPGLTTGASIALEGYGSEDLKDFYMPRLVSGEWSGTMCLTEPHCGTDLGMLRTKAEPQDDGSYRVTGNKIFISAGDHDLTENVIHLVLARLPDAPPGVKGISLILVPKYLPNDDGSLGDYNNVKATAIEHKMGLKASATCQMSFDESKGWLVGEKHRGLEAMFLMMNTERVAVGIQGLGVGEIAYQSAVYYAKDRVQGRSLSGVKNPDGPADPIIVHPDVRRMLMTMRAYNEGSRAVSAWVSRALDAEHAAKEPEARQRAADFVALMTPVVKALFTDLGHDSAHLAVQVYGGHGYIQETGVEQFARDARIAQIYEGTNGIQALDLVGRKLPHKMGRNLRAFFHPVSNFIEDNTSDADIGPMVIALQQSFGALQLSTGHIAQKGMKDPEEAGAAATDYLKLLGFVAMGYTFAKAAQVAHRKLKEGTDEESFYKSKIITAQYFFDRLLPPATAAFMAIKAGKKSMMELPAEAF; encoded by the coding sequence ATGCAAGTCTATGAAGCTCCCATCCGCGACATGCTGTTCAACATCAACGAACTGCATGAAGACGACGGCTTCGGCGAACTCGAAGGGTTCGAGGATTTCGACGACGACCTGACCGCCGCCATCCTTGAAGAGGCGAACAAGTTCTGCCGCGACGTGCTGCTGCCGATCAACTGGTCCGGCGACCAGGAAGGGTGCCGCATCGAGAACGGCGTTGTCCGCACACCCAAAGGTTTCCAGGAAGCCTACAACCAGTTCCGCGATGGCGGCTGGACCTCGCTGGTTTCCAACCCGAAATACGGTGGCCAGGGCGCGCCCCATTCGCTCGCCAAGATGGTCGAGGAAATGACCTGTTCCGCCAACCTGTCCTTCGGCCTCTATCCGGGCCTGACGACGGGTGCCAGCATTGCGCTGGAAGGCTATGGCAGCGAAGACCTGAAGGACTTCTACATGCCCCGCCTCGTCAGCGGCGAATGGTCCGGCACCATGTGCCTGACCGAACCGCATTGCGGCACGGACCTGGGCATGCTGCGCACGAAGGCAGAGCCGCAGGACGACGGCAGCTACCGCGTCACCGGCAACAAGATCTTCATCAGTGCCGGCGACCATGACCTGACCGAAAACGTCATCCACCTGGTGCTGGCCCGCCTCCCCGATGCCCCTCCGGGCGTGAAGGGCATCAGCCTGATCCTGGTGCCCAAGTACCTGCCGAACGACGATGGATCGCTGGGCGATTACAACAACGTCAAGGCGACGGCGATCGAGCACAAGATGGGCCTCAAGGCCTCCGCCACCTGCCAGATGAGCTTCGACGAATCGAAGGGCTGGCTCGTGGGCGAGAAGCATCGCGGCCTCGAAGCCATGTTCCTGATGATGAACACCGAGCGTGTGGCCGTGGGCATCCAGGGCCTGGGCGTGGGCGAGATCGCTTACCAGTCCGCCGTATATTACGCGAAGGACCGCGTGCAGGGCCGTTCCCTGTCAGGCGTGAAGAACCCGGACGGCCCCGCCGATCCGATCATCGTGCACCCCGACGTGCGCCGCATGCTGATGACCATGCGCGCTTACAACGAAGGCAGCCGTGCGGTGTCCGCATGGGTCAGTCGCGCTCTCGACGCCGAACACGCAGCGAAGGAACCGGAAGCCCGGCAGCGCGCTGCGGACTTCGTCGCCCTGATGACGCCGGTGGTGAAGGCCCTGTTCACGGACCTCGGCCATGACAGCGCGCATCTGGCGGTGCAGGTCTATGGCGGCCACGGCTACATCCAGGAAACGGGTGTGGAACAGTTCGCCCGCGATGCCCGCATCGCGCAGATCTACGAAGGCACGAACGGCATCCAGGCCCTCGACCTCGTCGGGCGCAAGCTGCCGCACAAGATGGGCCGCAATCTGCGCGCCTTCTTCCACCCGGTGTCCAATTTCATCGAGGACAACACCTCCGATGCGGATATCGGCCCGATGGTCATCGCCCTGCAGCAGAGCTTCGGCGCCCTGCAGCTGAGCACCGGCCACATCGCGCAGAAGGGCATGAAGGATCCGGAAGAGGCTGGCGCAGCCGCGACCGATTACCTGAAGCTGCTGGGCTTCGTGGCCATGGGTTACACCTTTGCCAAGGCAGCCCAGGTTGCCCATCGCAAGCTGAAGGAAGGCACTGATGAGGAGTCGTTCTACAAGAGCAAGATCATCACCGCGCAGTACTTCTTTGACCGTCTGCTGCCGCCCGCCACGGCTGCCTTCATGGCAATCAAGGCTGGCAAGAAGAGCATGATGGAACTGCCGGCAGAAGCGTTTTGA
- a CDS encoding NAD(P)/FAD-dependent oxidoreductase produces the protein MRIADPLALPIVGAGPAGCAAAICLARMDAHPLLIDRDETVGDPLCGGFLSWRTAEQLSSLGIDPAALGAHRVTTLRLFDGKREAELDLPHAAWGLSRHAMDTALRARALEEGARIAFDTVREVRPGHVTGKTQEWTARDIFLASGKHDIRGRSRPREHKDTALGLRLRLPPSPAREALLEAAIELHLFPGGYAGIVLQEGGSANICLALRKSALRDADSSPETLFAQVADGNPAFAARLGDGWREGRFDTIGAVPYGYVAQETEARIWRLGDQAAVIPSLAGEGISIALASGIMAAQYWHDSGDARAFQHDFAARARKPIRLASLAWHAAETRLGARAGIALARMFPSLVAGYADRARIAAPSSDLADLRAA, from the coding sequence ATGCGTATCGCGGATCCGCTAGCCCTGCCGATTGTCGGTGCCGGCCCGGCCGGCTGCGCGGCGGCGATTTGCCTTGCGCGCATGGATGCGCATCCGCTGCTGATCGACCGGGACGAGACGGTCGGCGACCCGCTGTGCGGCGGCTTCCTGAGCTGGCGCACGGCCGAGCAGTTGAGCTCCCTCGGCATCGATCCCGCCGCGCTGGGCGCGCACCGCGTAACGACGCTGCGCCTGTTCGACGGCAAGCGCGAAGCGGAGCTGGACCTCCCCCACGCCGCATGGGGCCTCTCGCGCCACGCGATGGACACGGCGCTGCGAGCCAGGGCGCTGGAGGAAGGCGCGCGCATCGCTTTCGACACGGTGCGCGAAGTGCGGCCAGGCCATGTCACCGGCAAGACGCAGGAATGGACCGCACGGGATATCTTCCTAGCCAGTGGCAAGCATGACATCCGCGGCCGCTCCCGGCCCCGCGAACACAAGGACACGGCGCTGGGCCTGCGCCTGCGCCTTCCGCCCTCGCCCGCGAGGGAGGCCCTGCTGGAGGCCGCCATCGAACTGCACCTGTTCCCGGGCGGATACGCCGGTATCGTCCTGCAGGAAGGCGGCTCCGCCAATATCTGCCTGGCCCTGCGCAAGAGCGCGCTGCGGGACGCGGACAGCTCGCCCGAAACGCTGTTTGCGCAGGTGGCGGACGGCAATCCCGCCTTTGCCGCGCGGCTGGGCGATGGCTGGCGCGAAGGGCGTTTCGATACGATCGGCGCCGTGCCCTATGGCTATGTCGCGCAGGAAACGGAGGCCAGAATCTGGCGCCTGGGGGACCAGGCCGCAGTCATCCCCTCCCTCGCCGGCGAAGGCATCTCCATTGCGCTGGCGAGCGGCATCATGGCGGCCCAGTATTGGCATGACAGCGGCGATGCCCGCGCTTTCCAGCACGATTTTGCCGCCCGCGCCCGCAAGCCCATACGCCTCGCCTCGCTGGCATGGCACGCGGCGGAGACGCGGCTAGGCGCGCGGGCGGGCATCGCGCTTGCCCGCATGTTCCCCTCCCTCGTCGCCGGATATGCGGACCGGGCGCGCATTGCCGCCCCTTCATCCGATCTGGCTGACTTGCGCGCTGCCTAG